The Seriola aureovittata isolate HTS-2021-v1 ecotype China chromosome 12, ASM2101889v1, whole genome shotgun sequence genome window below encodes:
- the espnlb gene encoding espin-like protein, with product MESSKVTNHQWRGSYYRQGQFKRQRKDEKVVTSFNHLKPPERDLTLMSQMKSIKSLRHAGFTAVFTGQTRLDSEEFLEEVPIVDVILADIDSLVPTHDEAGHPIAEWKRQVMVRQLQVRLQDEEEQRRQDMPNGYTPVDGWKYSQAHNAVLGPFGELLTEDDLVYLQQQIETVSLQKRCQAYELELTRLTEELRAILPDPIVNISLNKEVLQQMDAEGKMQLTLPVWCSRVSEIVKSMSLLVANLTQTTKEGGERRIVEGMMEELKGLRGIKDSSGIHLGQQFVQQGTVPAHVETSSGCRIPHIGMASAFSHRLETNSYSRAQRERVEREIQQSGVSVRNLRSNFEGQIGGIYPFAGVMKGGQGLNNQEVVGASGGNSQNASTGLSCDMSHGDTPNEPIPLMETTSLRKERIVVLFLSHWKKSAYAISVRALRQKEGQEAASGSVTAALPQQKITSMFQFCQQRGAVDKMLNSWRNKLELKEGQKFCLSSSNPQNPPSRVTYSPEQFLPDVDGVAVNHDSLTLELFMLGYFHILEQELSPEERKMRHLLCFEVFDHVGSFPWETVRDFHKAVLQEIQAGRRQWSDGFEDIKVHFFGNSKPCRCPSSPPSPSSSSSLLPDSTLVPKVIVQTATPEECSRDTDFSCFNNEDICKYIDRSFAFWKEKEAELFDFEH from the exons ATGGAGAGCAGCAAGGTGACCAATCATCAGTGGAGGGGATCGTATTACAGGCAGGGACAATttaagagacagagaaaggatgAGAAAG TGGTGACATCATTCAACCATCTGAAGCCTCCAGAGAGGGATCTCACCCTGATGTCTCAGATGAAGTCTATCAAGTCTCTGAGGCACGCCGGCTTTACTGCAGTCTTCACTGGACAAACG AGGCTTGACAGTGAGGAGTTTTTAGAGGAGGTACCAATTGTCGACGTGATCCTGGCCGACATCGACTCCCTGGTGCCCACTCACGATGAAGCCGGCCACCCCATAGCAGAGTGGAAACGACAGGTGATGGTGCGGCAGCTGCAGGTCAGGCTGCAGGATGAGGAGGAACAGAGGAGACAG GACATGCCTAATGGCTACACACCAGTGGACGGCTGGAAGTACTCCCAAGCCCACAATGCGGTGTTGGGGCCTTTTGGTGAGCTCCTAACTGAGGACGACTTGGtgtacctgcagcagcagatcgAGACTGTTTCACTGCAGAAACGCTGCCAGGCCTATGAGCTGGAGCTGACCAGGCTGACTGAGGAGCTGAGGGCCATTCTACCTGATCCCATTGTCAATATCTCCCTCAACAAAGAGGTCCTACAGCAGATGGACGCAGAGGGGAAAATGCAGCTGACTTTGCCAGTGTGGTGCAGTCGTGTTTCAGAGATTGTCAAGAGTATGTCTCTGCTGGTGGCTAATCTGACCCAAACCACAAAAGAAGGGGGTGAAAGGAGGATAGTGGAAGGCATGATGGAAGAACTGAAGGGGTTGCGGGGCATAAAAGATAGTTCAGGAATTCATTTGGGCCAGCAATTTGTGCAACAAGGGACAGTGCCAGCACATGTGGAGACCTCTAGTGGATGTAGGATACCTCACATAGGTATGGCGTCTGCATTTAGCCATCGTTTGGAGACCAACAGCTacagcagagcacagagagagagggtggagagGGAAATCCAACAGTCTGGAGTGTCGGTCAGAAACCTCAGATCCAACTTCGAAGGTCAGATTGGTGGGATATATCCCTTTGCTGGCGTTATGAAGGGAGGCCAGGGGTTGAATAACCAGGAAGTGGTTGGGGCTTCAGGAGGGAACAGCCAGAATGCCAGCACAGGCCTCAGCTGTGACATGAGCCATGGAGATACTCCTAATGAACCTATACCTTTGATGGAGACCACCAGCCTGAGGAAAGAGCGTATAGTGGTGCTGTTCCTGAGCCACTGGAAGAAGTCTGCATACGCTATTTCAGTGAGAGCATTGAGGCAAAAGGAGGGACAGGAGGCAGCATCAGGGAGTGTAACAGCAGCACTGCcccaacagaaaatcacttcCATGTTTCAGTTTTGCCAACAACGAGGCGCTGTGGACAAGATGCTGAACTCCTGGAGGAATAAACTAGAACTCAAAGAGGGGCAAAAGTTCTGTTTGTCCTCCTCTAACCCACAAAATCCACCCTCTCGAGTGACCTACTCTCCAGAGCAATTCCTGCCCGATGTGGACGGTGTTGCAGTGAACCATGACAGCTTGACCCTTGAACTCTTCATGCTTGGATACTTCCACATCTTAGAGCAAGAACTGTCgcctgaggagaggaagatgaggcaTCTCCTCTGCTTTGAGGTCTTTGACCACGTTGGCAGCTTCCCCTGGGAGACAGTGCGTGACTTCCACAAGGCCGTTCTCCAGGAAATCCAGGCTGGGAGGCGACAGTGGAGCGATGGCTTCGAGGACATCAAAGTTCACTTCTTTGGGAACTCGAAACCATGCCGCTGTCCATCATCGCCACCATCgccgtcatcatcatcatctcttttGCCAGATTCCACACTAGTACCCAAAGTTATAGTCCAAACTGCTACTCCAGAGGAATGCAGCAGAGACACGGACTTCTCCTGTTTCAACAATGAAGACATTTGTAAATACATTGATCGCAGCTTTGCTTtctggaaagaaaaggaggcagaactgtttgattttgaacattag
- the rab6bb gene encoding RAB6B, member RAS oncogene family b yields MSAGGDLGNPLRKFKLVFLGEQSVGKTSLITRFMYDSFDNTYQATIGIDFLSKTMYLEDRTVRLQLWDTAGQERFRSLIPSYIRDSTVAVVVYDITNVNSFQQTCKWIDDVRTERGSDVIIMLVGNKTDLEEKRQITIEEGEQRAKELNVMFIETSAKTGCNVKQLFRRVAAALPGMESLDDANPEGMIDIKLDKPAEPTVPEGGCSC; encoded by the exons ATGTCAGCTGGAGGAGATTTGGGGAACCCCCTGAGGAAATTTAAACTCGTATTTTTGGGAGAGCAGAGCG TGGGGAAAACATCTCTCATCACTAGATTCATGTATGACAGTTTCGACAACACATATCAG GCGACCATTGGAATTGACTTCCTATCAAAGACGATGTACCTGGAAGACCGAACA GTAAGGCTCCAGCTGTGGGATACAGCTGGGCAGGAACGCTTCAGGAGCCTCATCCCGAGCTACATACGAGACTCTACAGTAGCTGTGGTCGTCTATGACATTACAA ATGTGAACTCATTCCAGCAGACCTGCAAATGGATAGATGATGttaggacagagagaggaagtgatgtcatcatcatgcTAGTTGGCAACAAAACAGATCTGGAAGAGAAGAG GCAAATCACGATCgaggaaggagagcagagagcCAAAGAGCTGAACGTCATGTTCATCGAGACCAGTGCCAAAACAGGCTGCAATGTCAAACAG CTCTTCCGTCGGGTTGCAGCGGCCCTACCTGGAATGGAAAGCTTGGACGACGCAAATCCTGAGGGCA TGATTGACATCAAGCTGGACAAACCAGCAGAGCCTACTGTCCCCGAGGGTGGGTGCTCATGTTAA